GTGGAACCATTTGCAGCCATGCGGCATTGACTGGTACGAGGAAACTTGATGGGGGAGGGTCGACCCGTGGATGTTTCGGTTATGATCCGATGGATTGTCGTGTTCCTCGTGATTTTTGTGCTTCTCATGGCACTCGTTTTCAGCTTCATGCGAAAAAAATCATAGAGTGAAAGCCGGTAGCCGCTGCGCGAGGTGAATCAGGATCTCGAGGCGAACAAAATGCAGCCTACACCCACTACCAACAGTCCGATCCGCCAAATCTTCACCTCGTCCGCGATGCCGATGACACCAAACGCTGTGACCGCAAGCAGCACGATGGGCCCCACCAACGCCAGCAACCCATTCACCTGCAACGCGCGCTGTGCCGTGCCGAAATACAGCATCAACAACCCACCAGTCAGTTCGAGCATCCCAGAGATAAATCGAAGTGACGCCATGCCATAGACGACTTTGTCGACAACCTGCCACATTGGACACGCCCCCTCGCTACTTTGATATGCGAGAAACCCGGACCAAAGAACCCAATCGAACACAAAAAGCCCGTCCAAAGCAGCGCGAAACTGCTCTGGACGGGCTTTGAAAAAACCTTTGGATCACGCGAAACTTAGGCGCGAGATACGTAGTTGCCGGATCGCGTATCGATAATCAAGCGGTCGCCGACATTGACGAAAAACGGCACCTGAAGCGTATAGCCGGTTTCCACCGTCGCTGGCTTGCTGCCGCCTGTGGCGGTATCGCCGCGGATGCCAGGCTCCGTCTCGGTCACTTCGAGTTCCACGGTATTTGGAAGATCCACACCGATGGTCTCGCCCTGATACATCACGATGTAGCAGTTCATGTTCTCTTTCAAGAAGT
Above is a genomic segment from Alicyclobacillus acidoterrestris containing:
- a CDS encoding YqhV family protein, whose amino-acid sequence is MWQVVDKVVYGMASLRFISGMLELTGGLLMLYFGTAQRALQVNGLLALVGPIVLLAVTAFGVIGIADEVKIWRIGLLVVGVGCILFASRS